The Chitinimonas arctica region GACCCCAAGTACGACGCTTCCTATGGGGCGCGCTTGATCCTTGGCGTTATCGCCGGCCTGATCCTGGTCGAGATGCTACCGGCGGAATTACTCAGCGACGCCGGCATGGGCAGTTTCGGCAAACCGACCCTGGCCATGCTGGGGGGATTCTCCGCCACCGCCGTGCATCGCTTGTTGCAGCGCATGGTCGAGACGCTGGAAACCCTGGTGCGCGGCGACGGGTCGGCGCGGATCAAGCATTCGATCGACATGCACAAGGTGCATGCCGCCAGCGAACGCACGCAATCGAAGCACGACCTGGTGGCGGAACTGCTGGCGCTGCAACAGTCGCTCGATAGCGATACCCCGCCCGAGGTGGTGCGCCAGCGGCTGGCCGAATTGACGCGCGCCATGCTGTCGCCGCAATCGGGCAGCGCCGGCACCACGGCCGAGCGCAAGGAGTAAAGCGATGACGCTGTTTCTCTACAACATGCCCATCGCTTGCATGGGACTGATCGTGGTGGGCTTGACCCTGTTATCGGTGCTGCTGGGCTACGCTGGCGTCACCCGGTTCAAGCTGATCCGCATCGACGCCGAACAGCGCGCCATGGCCTTGGGCATGGTGTCCATCATCACGACCATCAATTCGCTGCTGGTGGCCTTCGCAGCGGTCAGCGTATGGGATGCCTACAACGATGCCGACCGCACCGTGGCGGCCGAAGCCACCTGCGCCGATGGCTTGGCGCGCAATCTCGCTGTCTTCGGCAGTCCCGCCGCCGAGGCGACCGGACGGGCTTTGCGCGCCTACTTGCAGGATGTGGTGGAACGCGAATGGCCGGCGATGCAACAGGCGCTGCTGCCCGATCGGCAGACCGCACTGCGATTCGATGCGATGTTCGCCCTGGCCAACCGCATCGACCCGGCTACCCCTCGGCAGGTGGTCTTGCTGGGCGAAATCCTGTCGCGTACCAACGAGATGGTTGCGTACCGCCAGCAGCGGTTGATGACTTTGCAAGTCACCATGCCCGGCACCTTGTGGGCGGTCATGATCATCGTCAGCTGGCTGTCGTTCGCACTGCTGTACGTGCTGCCGCCCACGCCGTTCTATGTGGCGCTGATCGCCACCTGGGCGGCCACGCTGGGCCTGACCTTCTTCTTTATCCTGGCCGTCGACCGCCCCTATGCCGGCGAGGTAAGCGTCAGCGCGGCACCGCTCCGAAAAGCCCTCGATGCACTGACGGCCGGCCAGGCTCGGCCGGCAGAAGCACCGCGCGCAATGCTTTCCACAGCCAAAGGAGTATCACCATGACACGAGATGATTTTGCATTGGCGGCAAGCCTGTCGGAAAAAATGGCCGAGCGCTGGTATGCGCCGCTATGCGCGGCCATGGCGCGCTTCGAAATCGATGACCCGGTCCGCATCGCGGCCTTTATCGCCCAGACCGGGCACGAAACGCTGGGCTTCACCCATACCCAGGAGATCTGGGGCCCCACCCCGGCGCAGCAGGCGTATGAGCCGCCAGCGAAAAAAGCCGCCCAGCTCGGCAATGTCGCCGCGGGTGACGGCCATCGCTTTCGTGGCCGCGGCCTGATCCAGATCACTGGTCGCAGCAACTACCGGCAATGCGGCGAGGCACTGGGATTGGATTTGCTTGACCAGCCGGAGCTGCTGGCCGGCGATGAATGCGCGGCGCTGTCGGCGGCTTGGTGGTGGAGCCAGCATGGCTGCAATTCACTGGCCGACGGCGGCGATTTCACTGCGCTGACCAAGCGCATCAATGGCGGTACCAACGGTATCGACGATAGGCTGCGACGTTGGGAGATCGCCAAGACCCACCTTGGGGTTTGACCATGTTGCGTGGCAGTGTGCGGACACGATGGGCAAAACGTGCGGCCAAGGGATTTCGCCCCCGACGCCAATATGTCCTTAAACTACGCGTTTTGCCCTTCACTGTCCGCTCATGACCTTCGCTTCGCTCGGCCTTATCGATCCCTTGCTCCTTGTCCTGGAGCAGCTTGCCTATCACACGCCCACGCCGGTTCAACAGCAGGCTATCCCGGCGGTGCTGGCAGGGCGCGACCTGATGGCGGCGGCGCAGACCGGTACCGGCAAAACCGCCGGTTTTGCCTTGCCCTTGCTGCAACGGCTGGCGGCCGCGAACCAGCCGGTG contains the following coding sequences:
- a CDS encoding bestrophin-like domain, with product MTLFLYNMPIACMGLIVVGLTLLSVLLGYAGVTRFKLIRIDAEQRAMALGMVSIITTINSLLVAFAAVSVWDAYNDADRTVAAEATCADGLARNLAVFGSPAAEATGRALRAYLQDVVEREWPAMQQALLPDRQTALRFDAMFALANRIDPATPRQVVLLGEILSRTNEMVAYRQQRLMTLQVTMPGTLWAVMIIVSWLSFALLYVLPPTPFYVALIATWAATLGLTFFFILAVDRPYAGEVSVSAAPLRKALDALTAGQARPAEAPRAMLSTAKGVSP
- a CDS encoding glycoside hydrolase family 19 protein, which produces MTRDDFALAASLSEKMAERWYAPLCAAMARFEIDDPVRIAAFIAQTGHETLGFTHTQEIWGPTPAQQAYEPPAKKAAQLGNVAAGDGHRFRGRGLIQITGRSNYRQCGEALGLDLLDQPELLAGDECAALSAAWWWSQHGCNSLADGGDFTALTKRINGGTNGIDDRLRRWEIAKTHLGV